The following proteins come from a genomic window of Perognathus longimembris pacificus isolate PPM17 chromosome 12, ASM2315922v1, whole genome shotgun sequence:
- the Mrpl13 gene encoding 39S ribosomal protein L13, mitochondrial yields MSSFSKAHQQWATFARMWYLLDGKMQPPGKLAAMASVKLQGLHKPVYHQLSDCGDHVVIMNTRHIAFSGNKWEQKVYSSHTGYPGGFRQVTAAELHRRDPVAIVKLAIYGMLPKNLHRRTMMQRLHLFPDEDIPEDILKNLVEELPQPRKVPKRLDEYTQEERDAFPRVWSPPEDYRL; encoded by the exons ATGTCGAGTTTCTCCAAGGCGCACCAG CAATGGGCCACCTTTGCTCGAATGTGGTATCTTTTAGATGGGAAAATGCAGCCTCCTGGCAAACTTGCTGCCATGGCATCGGTAAAACTTCAGGGATTACATAAACCTGTGTACCATCAACTGA GTGACTGTGGAGATCATGTTGTTATAATGAACACAAGACATATTGCATTTTCTGGAAACAAATGGGAACAAAAAGTATATTCCTCTCATACTGG CTACCCCGGTGGGTTTAGACAAGTAACAGCTGCTGAGCTTCACCGTAGGGATCCAGTGGCA ATTGTGAAACTAGCTATTTATGGTATGCTTCCAAAAAACCTTCACAGGAGAACAATGATGCAAAGGCTACATCTTTTCCCAGATGAG GATATCCCAGAAGATATTCTTAAGAATTTAGTAGAAGAGCTTCCACAGCCGCGGAAGGTGCCTAAACGACTGGATGAGTATACCCAGGAAGAAAGAGACGCTTTCCCGAGAGTGTGGTCTCC